In Candidatus Zixiibacteriota bacterium, the DNA window CAAGCGGCCTTTCGGTATACAGCCCGCTCAATATATCTTTGTACTGCGCATTATTATAGTGGCAGTAAAAGCGGGAAGGCAGAAGGTCGCGGATTTCTTCAAGAGCGATCGTCATTTCCTCAGTGAGGCCAAATGCCATTACCGTCGTAGCCGTGTCGCTGGCATAGATAAGTATGAGGTCTTTGATATAGCGTGAGTCTCCGTAAATGGCCGCCCATTGACATCGGTCGAAATGCATATCATCGAGATCGCCCAGATGATAGGCAAAGAGAATTGGGTCTTTACGGAAATGCTTTTGGAGGCGATGCTTATCAAGCGTATATACAATCATGGCGCACGAGGAAAATACGACAAGTAGGGGACGTGGTCAAGCTCAGAGGCCGGGCTCTATGAAAAGAGGGCAACCCCGTGTGGTTGCCTCCGACAGAATATCCGCGAAATATCGAACGTCTGGCATTGCTATGATAGGTCGGGATTTGTAGGGACAGGTCCCCGTGCCTGCCCTTTTCTCTTTGTACGCGACAGCTTTACGATTCGTTATTACCCTCTACCCCTGGGATAAGGCAGGGTGAGGGCTTATTCATTACTAGAAGAAAATATCAGGCTCGCGGGGCATAAGAATGACCCGCGCTACAAGACGAAAAGAAAACGAATATGAGATTGTCACGCCACAATATGAATCGGGGTCGCAACGACGAGGCGAGTGTTTAACGTCAACCAATACTCTTTTCTCTCATTCTTTCACTACGCTCACTTCGCCAGCGGAGATGGCTACCCGTGTGCCATCAGTCTGCTTCAATATCAGACAGCCGCGTGAATCAATATCAATCGCCTTCCCGCTTGTAATATGGCTACCCGAAAGAATCTTGACATCATGTCCCAACAGCGAAGAGTATCTTTTGAGACGCGCGTGGGATTTAGTCAGATCATGTTTTTGATAGATCAGATATTCTTTTTCGAAGTGTACAAGAAATGATTGAAGCAGAGGCACACGCCGGACTTTATGTTTTAAGGCTCTTCTCAGCGAGGTCGCGCTGTTGCGGAGTTCTTCGGGAAAGTTTTCCACCCCCTGATTGACATTTATCCCCACGCCCACAACAAGGCAATTAATCTTATTTCTCTCGGCGGAAAGCTCAGTGAGAATACCAGCGGTTTTCTTGCCGTTTATCAAAACATCATTGGGCCATTTTATTTGGATATCCCCAGGTGAATATGGCTCGAGGGTTTTGGCCAGCGCGAGCGCGGTCATTATAGAAATTCCCGGCGCGCGTTCCGGGGCGAAACGAGGTTTGAGAATTATCGAAAGATAAATGCCTGTTCCGAATGGCGAATGCCATGACCGTCCAAGCCGCCCTCGCCCTTTGGTTTGTTCTTCGGAAGTGATAATTGTGCCTTCGCTGGCAGGCGACCCCGATTCTGCGATTTGCGAGGCAAGGTCATTAGTTGATTTCACTGTGCGATAGGAATGGCATGTCCGGCCGACAAACGACGTCTTGAGATTATATGTTATCTCGGTTGCTGTCAATGAATCCGGAGCGTCGAGAAAAGTCACACCCTCGCTTTTACGGACGCTGATCTTATAGTCCCATGACGCCAGTTTCTGGAGGGCGTCACTGAGTACGTCATGATCAATATCGAGATTTTTACATAGTGCGTCGAACTGATAAGCCGCGCCTGGCCTTTTACGGATTATCGCAAGCAGGCTGTCGGCAATAATATCAATGTCCGGTTTGAGGGCATTCATCCGATAATTTTCAACGAAAAATCCGATGACGGCGCCGAGTGGGTGATAGAACCGATTGAAATATAGTCCACCCCCGATGCCGCTATTAATTCGATGTTCTGAAGACTCACATTTCCTGACGCCTCAAGCTCGACCGCAGGATTTAGTCTTCTCGCCAGCTGGACCAGCCGACAGAGCGAGGCCGGTGTTTGATTGTCAAGCAGCAGCCGATCGACACCGGCATCGATGGCTTCAGCAAGCTGCAATTCGTTTTCAATTTCGACTTCGATAAGCACACGAGCGGCTTCGAGGTCAAACTGCAACCGGAAATCAGATGTATTCATAAACTCTCTGGCCCGTGCGACTGCGGATTTGATCGAACCAGCGGCGGCGATATGGTTATCCTTTATCAGCATCATATCGAATAATCCGAAACGATGATTGAAGCCTCCGCCATGAACAACCGCCGCTTTTTCGAGCGCCCGGAGGCTGGGCGTGGTCTTTCGAGTGTCAAGGATTTGGGAGCGAGACGCCCTGATTTTCTCTGCGAATTGATGGGTGAGGGTGGCGATACCGCTCAAATGTCCCAAAAAATTAAGTGCAACACGTTCTGAGGCGAGGATAGTTTGGTTAAAGCCGTCGATTTCGCAAATTACCTCCCCATGTCTGAAGTGCGCGCCGTCCCGGATGTTAAACTTGACGGTATTTGCTGAATCGACCGTCTCGAAGACCATTAACGCGGGGATAGTGCCAGAAAGAACGCCATCGGATTTGGCCGTGATTGTCGCTTTGGCCGGGTTCGGTTCAAGGGTAGCCAACGAAGTCAGGTCGCCGCGTCCTATATCTTCTTTCAGGGCGACTTTTATTAGTTCACGAAGACTTGTCTGTGCGACTGTCATAATCTCATTGGAGGCATACGCCCGATAAGGTAGGTTGGAAATGTGACATCAATAAAATATATTACGGCGATGAGTCCAAAAAATAAAGCGAAAAAAACAGTTGGCATGCTTGGATATGGCTCGCAAGGGCGGGCGATAGCGCTGAATCTTCGGGATTCGGGCTTTAGTGTACGGCTGGGACTTCGCGCCAAATCAAAAAGCGCGGTTATTGCTAAACGTGACGGTTTCAAAGCGATTGGATCTGTTTCTGAAGCCGCATCCGAGAGCGATATCCTTATCTTTGCCCTGCCCGATCACCAGCACGGACGGGTGTATGAAAAGGAAATCAAAGCCAATCTCAAGGCTTCTGCGACCCTGGTTTTTTTGCATGGGACCTCGATTCACTTCGGTTTTGTGGTTCCGCCGCAGAAAAGTGATGTCATTCTCATCGCGCCGCATGCCCCGGGAATGGCGGTACGGGAGAAGTATCTGACTGACAAATCAATATCGGCTTTCTACGCGGTGCATCAGAACTATTCCGGCAAGGCGGCTAAGACGGTCATTGAACTCGCTGGGGCAATGGGCTTTGTGAAGAGCCGTCTGATCAAAACAACATTCGTGACCGAAGCCGTGGGAGACCTTTTTGGCGAGCAGGCTGTGCTGTGTGGGGGATTGGCCTTGCTTGTAAAGAATGGATTTGAGGTTCTTGTCGAAGCCGGCATCAAAGCCGACCATGCCTATCTTGAGGTTGCCTACCAGTTGGATCTGATTATTGCCTTGATAAAACGGTATGGCATCGAAGGGATGTTCAAACGGATTTCGGTGGCCGCGCGGTATGGCTCGTATGTGAACGGGCCGTGGATAATTGATAAGAGTATCAAAAAGAAAATGCAGGCGGTCTATTCCGAGATTGCTTCCGGCGAGTTTCCCAATAAACTCTATTCGCTGTCAGAGAAAGAGATCTCGGCTTTAGATAAGAAATTGAAAGAGATGACCCACCCGGCCTTCGAGCGGGCGGCGAAGAAATTCGCCCCAAAGCCATAGGGTATTTGACGGCTAGCTGCCGCAAAAGGCGACACACATAAAATTACAGAATAGCAAGCCAACTAACTGGTCAAAAACTGAACAGCTTTGCATAGTAACAGCTGTAACTCGACCTGTCGGCGAATGACAGGTTTTAAGCTTCTGCTATACACGTACATAGACTGGCGGCTTTATTCAGGTGCAGGCATACTTTTTGCTTTATGCATATAATGACATTAATACAGAACTGACAGCACAGTTTTGTTAGACCAAGCCCCGGCTAACCACCGGGGATTTTTTTTGGGGTGTCGTTCGAGTATCTCAGTTGCTTAGGTCTGTTTTACGTAAGGAAACTGGTATTTGACCAACCGTCAATTCATACCCTAAGCACGTCAAATGTATTGACGCCTTTGGACTTAATCCATAAATTCCCCCCTCGATATGAACCCGACTGTGAAAAAAATTCTCACTGCCTTGGCAGTTGTCGTCTTGCTCGTCTGTGCATACTTCCTCTATGAGACCTATAAAGGGAAGAGCCGCCCGGAAAAGCTGGCCGATATTATTCACCAGGAAGACCTTCGACAGATTAATAATACTTTGACCGGCTATCTTGATGACGATTCCGATGAAATTCGCGCTCGGGCTGCGCTCGCAATCGGACGTATCGGCTCAGATAAAAGCGCCGAACTCTTATTTCAAAAACTAAAAGACGAATCGATCGATGTTGCCGCGACCGCCGCCTTCGCGATGGGGTTGACCGGCGATACGGCGTATGCCTGGCGTCTGCTCGAAGCCGCGCATGACTTGCCGGCTGCGATTGCTGCCTCGGCTGTCGTCTCGGCGGGACGACTGTCTGACAGCAGCAAGGCCGATGTCAATGCCGAGCTAATCAATTTTCTCGGTCATATATCAGCCGATGTGCGGGAAGAAGCCTGTTATGCGCTCTTTTATGCCAACGCCAAAGAGCAGGCCAAGGTACTTGCCTCAATGTACACAATGGAGCCGGACAGCCTCACCAAAGAGGCCGCACTATTTACCCTTGCTCGATTCGGGCTCGATGAAGGCACACCGGTGTTTATAAATTATCTGGCCGACTCAGATCCTTATCTTCGAGGTCTGGCAGTGCGGGGTATGAGTAAATCGACGTCCCCGGATGCCGAACGGTATCTTGAGATCGCCCTCAATGACCGGGATCATAATGTCGCCGCGCAAGCTGTGGCGGCACTCAAAGCACGAAATCAACCAATGTCGGCGCCGCGTCTCGCAGGCAAGCTTAGCCGCGAAGATGACGAAAAACTGCAGGTTGAGTTGATTTCCGCCCTGCAGGCGCTTGGAAGAAATGATGCCGTCGAGTTAGTCCGTACGATATTTCTCGGCTCGCCGAGTATCAATGTAATCAATGCTTCGGTTCAGTATCTGGCCTCGATTGAAGGTGACAGAACGGTGGGAATAATTGACTCCCTGATTAGAGGCGAATCTCCGGCGCGGCTCAAAGCAGGCTGCGCGACAGCATACGCCCTTATTGGCGGAAGCGGAGTTATACCCCGTCTGACGGTACTGTTTACCGACGAGGATCCAATCGTCCGGGCCGCGGCCTTCGGCGCATTGACAGATATAGATTCAGCAAATATCGATTTTTACCTCTCAAAAGCTCTTGACGATCCAGACATGGTGGTTGTCAGCCTGGCTATTGATAAAGTGAAAGAGGGATATCTGGTTACATACCTACCGAAACTTGCTGCATTCATTGATAGAGGGAAAGAAATAGATATCGATATACGCCGTGCCATTGTCGATGCCACATCGGCCTTTCTCGGCGGCGAATCAGATTCGCTTGCGCGCGAGATACTCGTTAAGGCCGCTCTTGACCCAGAGTATATCGTTCGGAAAGATGCCTCGAAAGTTTACAAAGAAAAATTAAGCGAAGACCGCCAGTCTTTTGTCAGACAACCCCAGACACAGATAAGCTATAAGCAGCTTGTCGAAGCCGTTGAGATGTATAAACAGAATCCGCGAATCCTGATAAGCACTTCAAAAGGAGATATAGAGCTTGAGTTATTCTTTGAAACCGCGCCGCTCACAGTTTTGAACTTCATAGCCCTTGCTAAAGACGGTTTCTATGACGGACTTCAATTCCATCGCGTGGTCCCGAATTTTGTCATCCAAGGCGGTGACCCGCGTGGCGATGGTTGGGGCGGGCCGGGCTATTATATTCGCTGCGAATATTCCGCAAAGCTCTATCGGAGAGGGACTTTGGGCATTGCGACATCCGGCAAGGACACCGGCGGGTCGCAATTTTTCATAACCCATTCCCCCCAACCCCATCTAAATGCCCGATATACGATCT includes these proteins:
- the nadC gene encoding carboxylating nicotinate-nucleotide diphosphorylase, with the protein product MTVAQTSLRELIKVALKEDIGRGDLTSLATLEPNPAKATITAKSDGVLSGTIPALMVFETVDSANTVKFNIRDGAHFRHGEVICEIDGFNQTILASERVALNFLGHLSGIATLTHQFAEKIRASRSQILDTRKTTPSLRALEKAAVVHGGGFNHRFGLFDMMLIKDNHIAAAGSIKSAVARAREFMNTSDFRLQFDLEAARVLIEVEIENELQLAEAIDAGVDRLLLDNQTPASLCRLVQLARRLNPAVELEASGNVSLQNIELIAASGVDYISIGSITHSAPSSDFSLKIIG
- a CDS encoding peptidylprolyl isomerase, translated to MKKILTALAVVVLLVCAYFLYETYKGKSRPEKLADIIHQEDLRQINNTLTGYLDDDSDEIRARAALAIGRIGSDKSAELLFQKLKDESIDVAATAAFAMGLTGDTAYAWRLLEAAHDLPAAIAASAVVSAGRLSDSSKADVNAELINFLGHISADVREEACYALFYANAKEQAKVLASMYTMEPDSLTKEAALFTLARFGLDEGTPVFINYLADSDPYLRGLAVRGMSKSTSPDAERYLEIALNDRDHNVAAQAVAALKARNQPMSAPRLAGKLSREDDEKLQVELISALQALGRNDAVELVRTIFLGSPSINVINASVQYLASIEGDRTVGIIDSLIRGESPARLKAGCATAYALIGGSGVIPRLTVLFTDEDPIVRAAAFGALTDIDSANIDFYLSKALDDPDMVVVSLAIDKVKEGYLVTYLPKLAAFIDRGKEIDIDIRRAIVDATSAFLGGESDSLAREILVKAALDPEYIVRKDASKVYKEKLSEDRQSFVRQPQTQISYKQLVEAVEMYKQNPRILISTSKGDIELELFFETAPLTVLNFIALAKDGFYDGLQFHRVVPNFVIQGGDPRGDGWGGPGYYIRCEYSAKLYRRGTLGIATSGKDTGGSQFFITHSPQPHLNARYTIFGQVISGMETVDNIVIGDTIERVVIQES
- the ilvC gene encoding ketol-acid reductoisomerase, with amino-acid sequence MTSIKYITAMSPKNKAKKTVGMLGYGSQGRAIALNLRDSGFSVRLGLRAKSKSAVIAKRDGFKAIGSVSEAASESDILIFALPDHQHGRVYEKEIKANLKASATLVFLHGTSIHFGFVVPPQKSDVILIAPHAPGMAVREKYLTDKSISAFYAVHQNYSGKAAKTVIELAGAMGFVKSRLIKTTFVTEAVGDLFGEQAVLCGGLALLVKNGFEVLVEAGIKADHAYLEVAYQLDLIIALIKRYGIEGMFKRISVAARYGSYVNGPWIIDKSIKKKMQAVYSEIASGEFPNKLYSLSEKEISALDKKLKEMTHPAFERAAKKFAPKP
- a CDS encoding biotin--[acetyl-CoA-carboxylase] ligase translates to MNALKPDIDIIADSLLAIIRKRPGAAYQFDALCKNLDIDHDVLSDALQKLASWDYKISVRKSEGVTFLDAPDSLTATEITYNLKTSFVGRTCHSYRTVKSTNDLASQIAESGSPASEGTIITSEEQTKGRGRLGRSWHSPFGTGIYLSIILKPRFAPERAPGISIMTALALAKTLEPYSPGDIQIKWPNDVLINGKKTAGILTELSAERNKINCLVVGVGINVNQGVENFPEELRNSATSLRRALKHKVRRVPLLQSFLVHFEKEYLIYQKHDLTKSHARLKRYSSLLGHDVKILSGSHITSGKAIDIDSRGCLILKQTDGTRVAISAGEVSVVKE